The DNA segment GATTTTTTGGTAGATGGAAATTACGTTCTTGATGTTTTCGAGCGCCTGGCAGGACTTTCCTTGGCGGAATTCGGAAATAGATTTGAGATAAAGAACCAGTGCGTAACCGGAAGATTCTTTTTCTCCCATCTTTTCGCGAACTGTAAGCGATTGATTGTAAAGTTCAATTGCAGAATGATAGTCTCTCACTTTTTGTTTTAGGCTTCCTAAGGCGCTTAGCTTGTTTGCCAATTGAATTTCGCTTTCTGGTGTAAACTTAATAAGCTCTTCTTCGACCTTCTGCGCCTCTGGCATAGCGTAAATTCCAGTAGAAATGCTTAAAAAAAGAGCAATTGTTGCTATCTTGTTCATATTATCACCCCGAAACCTGTGTTATGTATAGATATATGCAAGTGGTGTGCCAAAATCTTTGAAAAGTTTTTGGATTCTTTCTTTTTTTCTGGTTTTGAGGATCGTTCCTAGAAATCGTCTAAACCAAGCATTCTGCCGGATGGTCGCGCTTCTCTTTTGAAAGAAAGAGGGTGAGGAAAGTCCGGACACCAGGAAACACGGGACCGGGTAACTCCCGGAATTTTAGCCTCTGGGAGCGATCCTAGGGGTTAGGGTATGGACAGTGCAACAGAAAGGATACCGCCGCGTAGGGGCAATCCAGACGCGGTAAGGGTGAAATGGCGGGGTAAGAGCCCACCTCCGAATTCGAGAGAAGGCGGGAATGGTAAACCCTCCCGGGTGCAATCTCAAATAGGCGGCCTTTAGCTGTTTCCGCGGGGCCGTGGGTAGAGAGCAAGGACTCCGGTCGGTAACTTCCGGAGCAAGATAAATGGCCATCCCTCTCTTCGGAGAGGACAGAATCCGGCTTACAGGCAGAATGTGTTGGAATGATTATATAAAAGAAAAGCTCTGCCTGTAGGAAGCTCTTCGAGTTACTTTAGGCAGAAATGTCTTTGGGGATGTCTGAGATTGGGTTTTGTAGTCATAGAATTGTATGTGACCCTGTGGAATTACGACATTCTCCGATTCGCAATTTGAAAATCAGATAGGGGTTGGTAGGATTCGTATGGAATCAGTGACAATGATGAAATTATGAAAGATTGTAAAATCAATTCTAAGGGAACTAGGATGCAAAAAACACTGCTCGTTATTTTCATCTTTCTGGTTCATGCATCGCTACTATCGGAGACAAAAAAAGGACCGTATTTTTTTGAAATCGCATACGGCGAAGGATTTAATTATTTAAATAGTAATCCGACTAAAATCGATAATAACGCAATGAATCGAGAGGTGACCTATCATAATTTAGATATCTTTGGATTCTACGCGGCGAACGGAACAGCCGAAGATAAACTATTGAGTTATTATGCTTTTGAAAAGGCACCCAAACCGACGATCAGCGGCCAGAATTCTTCTTTCCTCTTTGAATATGTAATGAAATCAAAATTTGGCATCGGTTTTAGTTTGAATGATGCTCAGTTTCAGGCGTCAAATCTTTCCATTACAAAATTTGAGTATGGAATAGAAGCCGGTATTCTTAGCACGATTGTTCCGGGGTTGCAAAATATTACCTATGATCAGTTGACCAAAGTTGAAATTTTACTTCCGTATCTTACTTATCATAATAACGAATTGGCAAAGATAAGAACGATGAACCTTCATTTTTCGTATCATTTTCTCGAAAGTTCGTCCTTTGATCCGTATATAAGGTTTTCATTCGGTTTTGGTCGAGATTCGATATCTAATTCTAAGATATTTCAAAGCAGTCTCATTATCGGTTCCAGATATTTTATTACAAATCGAGTCTATTTATTGGGGGAGTTGGTTGGAACTAATTATGATGCATATTCCAAGGAGTTTGAGTTTTCTTCTTTAAAGGAAAAAGAAACCCATCGTTGGTCGTTGCAGGAATATTCATCAAAATTTGGAATTGGACTCAATCTTTAATACACGCAGTTTTGATTTACCTATTGACTTGCCAAATTCGACTTGAGTTCCTTCAAACTGATCTAAGATTAAATTAATTCTCTTTTTCAATATCTAAATAACCTTCTCAACTGATCTAAAACGTTCCCTGACCAATATTTTTGGTTCTCTGAAAAAGAAGAAATACGGTTAAAATTCATCGCATACTATAAGCTACTCTCTTTTGTTTTCTTTGAATCCAATGAAAGATTCTTCTTTCTTCGCGTTACGCGGCCTCTGAAACCAGTTCTTGAACTCGATTTTTTCCCAAAAACCAGTAGTAAAGCGTGGGAATCGCAAACCGACTCAGAATTGTAGCGGCCACTTCCCCAAAGATCAAGGAAGCCGCTAATCCTTGGAAGATCGGATCCAGGAGCATGATGGCACTTCCCACCACGACTGCGGATGCAGTGAGGAGCATCGGCCGGAATCGAACTACACCCGCGTCGATCACTGCTTGTTTGAGGGGTTTGCCCAAACGGATTTCGGACTCGATAAAATCGACGAGAATGATCGAGTTTCTAACTATGATTCCTGCGCCTGCTATAAAACCGATCATCGATGCCGCGTTGAAATAAGCTCCCATAAACCAGGTCCCAGGAATAATTCCGATCAGAGAAATCGGAATCGGAGCCATGATGATCAAAGGTAGGAAATAATTTTTAAACCAGCCGAGTACTAACACATAAATGAGGATCATTACGAGCGCGAACGCCCCGCCTAAATCTCGAAAGGATTCGTAGGTGATAAACCATTCTCCATCCCATTTTACAAACACTTGGTCTGTATTACGCGGAGTTTCCGAGGTTCCGGTAGGGTATTGGATTTTCTCCGCTAATTTAAGAATTCCGTAAACCGGAGCTTCCTCTTCTCCGTAAAATTCGCTGGTAACGTATTCTACTGATCTTAGATTTTTCCGGTTTAAAGTCAGACTCTCATGAACATAATGATTTTTTAATACACTTTCTAATGGAATCGAACCGCTTTCCATTGAAGTCACGTTCATCTGTTTAAAAGGGTTTTGTGAAGAACGAATTCGATCAGTGACCGAAAGATCGACCGTGATCTCCTCCGGATGAATCGCTTCCGATAGGGAAAGGATCTGCGTTTCGGAAAAAAGCAACTGCCCGTCTTTGGCAATCGTTTCAGAACGAACTCCCAAAACTCCCCCTAGATTAGAATCGAACGGATAGACGATTATAGGTCTTCCGGGTCTTAAGCTCGAATCCAAATCGACGGCTCCATCCTGTTCCGAGAGTATTTTATGAATTTCGAATGCCGCTTTTTTTCGTTCTTCCTCGTTTGGTCCGTAAATTTCTGCGACAAAGGTTGCCAAAACCGGAGGACCGGGAGGGATTTCCAAAACCTTGGTGATCGCGTTTTCCATTCTTCCGAAGTTTGCAATCTCATTTCTTAAAGACTCGATGATCTCGTGACTTTTGATCGAACGTTGTTTCTTAGATTTGAGAACTACGTGAAGATCGATCTGCCAATCGGATTTTCGAAGAAAGCTGTGTTTTATCATTCCTGAAAAAGAAAACGGAGCCGATTCTCCTCCGAAAATTTGGACTTTTTCTACATTATCATTTTTCAATATACCTTCGGCGAGAATTTTGGATCGGTCAATACTTTTTGACAAAGGAGTTTTAGGATCAAAGTCAATCAGAATCTGAAATTCATCCTTGTCATCGAAAGGAAGCATTTTTACTTTTACTGCTTTGAACGCAATCAGGGAAGAGGCAAGGAGAAGAAGTCCTACAATTCCAGCTCCGAATTTGAGGGAATTCGCTTTCGATGCCAGCAACCAATTTACTATTTGGATATAGATCTTATCGAGTTTGGAAATTTTTTCTTTTTCAGATCGTTTGTGTTCGATTTTTAAAAGACGGATACTGATCCAAGGTGTGATTATAAAAGCAACCAATAAGGAAAGAATCATCGCCAAACTCGCTCCTACTGGAATCGGCTTCATGTAAGGTCCCATAAGACCACGAACAAACGCCATAGGAAGGATCGCCGCGATTACGGTAAAGGTAGCGAGAATGGTCGGGTTTCCGACCTCGGAGACAGCGGAGATGGTGGATTCTAAAATTCCGCGTTCCGGATTTTCTTTGAGATGCCGTTCTATATTTTCCAGGACTACTATCGCGTCGTCTACTAAAATTCCGATCGAAAAGATAAGAGCGAATAACGTAACTCGGTTGAGTGTATAGCCGAGGAAATAGAAGAGGGCTAAAGTAAGAGCCAAGGTTACCGGAATCGCAATCGAAACGACGACTGAAGCGCGAAGTCCCATCCAAAGCGCGATAAGGATGCTAACGGACACAGTCGCGATCAAAAGGTGTTCGATGAGTTCTTTTGACTTTGCATCCGCAGACGATCCATAGTCTCGGATTATTGACATCCTAACGTCTTCGGGGAGGTTTTTACCGAAACCTTCAGCTCTTTCTAAAAGTTCTTTCGAAAGCGGAACCACGTTAGTTCCTTTTCGTTTTGCAAAGCTGATCGTAACGGAATTGCGGGCTTTTGCGTCGATAGTTTTGTCATAGAGAATCGATTCTTTGCTTCGCTCCTGGGCCCCTTCTAAAATTTCGGCAACGTCCGAAACTCGAATCACGCGACCTCCGCGTTGTGCGACAGGAAGAGAGCGTACGTCTTCTAATTTGGAAATCGTAGTTCCCACTTCTACGTCGTATTTTTTTTCCTTTCCCCAGTTTTGACCGACAGGCAAAAACGTGTCGTTGAGTTTAAGCGAATTCGCGATCTCGGATATGCTGATTCCTGAGCGATTCATTCGAAAGGGATCTGCAATTACTCGAACCGATTTTTTTCTTCCTCCCAACAATTCCACTTTGGAAAGATCGGGGGTTCCCGAAAGTTCTCTCGCCAAGGGAGCGACTAATGTTCGAAGGGAATAATCATCTCTTTGGTCGGAGCTAAATGTAAGAGCCAAAAAAGGAACGTCGTCAATCGTTAGTGACCTTACGGTTGCAGGCAGGACATTTGGAGGAAGTTCTTTCTGAATCTCCATCAGCTTGTGATGAATTTTTACCAAAGACGGTTCTAGCGGTTGTCCAACTTGAAAGCGAACGGTGATTATCGTATTGTGATCTCCGCTGGCGGAATAGATGTATTCCACGCCCTCCAATCCCCAGAAAGCTCTTTCTATGGGTTCTGTGACTTTGCGTTCCACTTCATAACGACTGAAACCCGGAGCAGAAAGTTGGATGTCGATCATCGGAACGGGAATTTGAGGCTCTTCTTCTTTTGGGGTTAGATAGACCGCGATGATTCCTAAAAAAAGGCTCGAAAGGATAAAGATGGGAGTCAACTTAGAATGAATAAACGCAAGCGCGATCTTTCCTGCGAAACCTGTTTTTTGAGTTTTATCTTTCATTGAAATTTCCTCTTTTTGAGTAGATGGAGAGTTCGCCTCGGATTCTTAGATATTCCGATTCGGAGTGAATTTTCATTTTAAGTAGGTTTACCATAGCCGAAAACGATTCGGCGAGTTGAGGTGCCTGGATCGTTCCGTTCCGAAAAAGTTTCTGGGTAACTTGCAATTGTTCCTCTTGTAAGCGTACGGATTCGTATATGGATTTTAGATTTTCGGAAAGATTTTTTTCCTGGCTGACAAGAATTCTAAAACTACTTTCCTCCCGGAGTTTTATTTCCTCCGATTTTTTCTTAGCACCTTCGGCCTTCGACTTTGCTTCGTCTAACGCGCCTATGTCGGAAGGATTTAGTAGATTCATTTGAAGATAAATTCCTGCGTTGTAGGAATTTGCAAAATTCCGATTTCCGTCGTAGGCGTATGTTTCCGCATAAGCCGCAATTTTAGGTAAAAATTTTGACTTTTCTGAGTTCACACCTTCTTTTGCCTCCTCGGCATACGCCGAATAAGCCTCCGCAAGCGGAGTTAGTCCACTTTCTTGATCGCCAGGAAGAGGTAGGTATTCGTCGGCGAATCTTAGAAGAGGGATTTTTTTGGGTTTAAAATCGGGAGGAACGTCGACCGCAAGGAATTGTAAGTATTCTTCGGCGCTTCGTTGTATGATTTCTTGTTCTCTTTTAGAAACTTCTAATATATGTTGCAATGATTTTAAAGCCAAAGACCCCGAAAATCCAACGAGATTGGATCGGTTTCCTATCTGATATTGATTTAGAAAGTCGTAAATTTTTTGATGCAGATTTTTTGCGACTTTATGATTTTCCTCCGCGAGAAGAATAGATTGATAAGCGACGGCAGCGTTAGAATATTCGCGGAAACGAATGTATTTCTCTTCCGCATAAACGGCGTTCAATTTTTTTTCCTGGATAAGTTGAGCCGAGGATTTGGCTCCTCCCTCGTAGAACGGAAGTTCTATTCCCAATGTTCCCCTAGAGTAAGTCTGACTTCCGGGATTGTTGAGCGTATCTTTCGCAAATATGTTCGCAGTATTGGAATTAAGTCCCGTATAAGGTTGATTGTTGGAATCAAGATAATTGGAAGGTTGAGTCCGAACACTCGCAGTGGAAAAATCGGATTGTGTAGCGGACCTTTGTCCGAGTTTTCCCATAAAATTCAAAGCAGGGTCGTTCGTCTGATACGAACGGACATCGGCGTAAATTTTAGGGAGCCAATGTTTTTTGGCTCGATCTTTGGAGATCTCTGCGGTTTTTACTTCGAGCGCTTTCGCTTTGAGAGACGGCGCTTGGATTTGAATACGGGACCAAACTTCCGAAAATTCAAGGATAGTTTCAGCATGAACTTCGTCCCAGAAGGGGGAGGTTATAAATCCGGAAAGGATTAGAAGTTTTCCGAGGAGTGATTTCATTTTGATCCTTCTTTGAGGATCAACGACATCGGATAAAATTCGGCAAATGCAAAGAGAATCATCTTGGCTCCTACTAGGAAATTCAAAACGAAACCCCAAGGATTTACGAAAAGTCCCAATATAACTCCGATCAATGATACGGGGCCACCGATTAAAAAAAATAGTATTTCTCTACGCCAGCTTTTCATTTTTGCCACCTGTGCTATACCCTATGGGGTATATGAATTGTACCATACCCTATGGGGTATGTGGATTCGAAAAGCATTTTTTTATATTCTAAAAAAGAAAACGAGGTCGGTTTTACGAAATTCGATTCAGAGAGTTTTTTGAGTGAGGAGTGCTGGGAAGGGACCCGTTGTTTTTTTCGTAATTCTATTTCGAGTGGGTCTTAAGTCCGTTTCCAAATTATTTTTCGGAAGGATTTATTTTTTCGGAATATGAGAAGGGTGAAAATTGCCGAAGGCCGATCCAGGAAAAATAAAGTTTCAAATTCTAAAAGAAAAAACTGAAAGATCAAATAGATACAGAGCCTTAGCTCAAATGGCCAAAAGGAACGATTACAAAAGGAAAGCGGCTTTGATCGCGCTTCGGATACTTTCAATATCCGGTTTTTTTTTATTCTCCATCAGACAACGATCCATATACTCTTGAACAAAGGCCTCCCCGAGTTTTTTGATAGCCTGGCTTGCCGCTTTGAGTAGGAGAAGCGTTTTTTCGCAGTCCATCGAATTGTTAAGGAGACTTTTTTCCACAGCATCGAGTTGTCCCTTGATTCTATGAATCCGGTTGATAAGAAGTTTGGAATTATTTTCAGTTGTCATGAGCCAAATTACTATACGGGGTATATTTAGGGTCAATCCGAATTTGGGTTTCAGTTATCTCAAAAAGATCCTAAAATGATTCAGGACCAAGTTGAGAAATCCGAATTTTGGAAAATCGCATCTATGATTACTAAAAGGCGTCTAACGTGAAGATTTTTTTGATCAATTTCCAAGTACGAAGATTTCCTTCGTAGCAGGCGAGAACTCGCCTCGTTATAAGTTTTGGATCCGTATTTTGAGGAGCCTTCCTTGACTGCCAGTCTTCAAGATAAAAAACGGGGGATATCAAAGGTTTGGAGTAGATTTTCATGTGATGCAAATATTATATGTGGTGATCGTATTCACTTGGACAGTACTTCTAAAACTTCTTCTGTCCTATTCTTGTTTTTTATTAAGAGCCTGTCCCAAAACCTGCTTGTACTTTCCTTTGTAAGTTTAATACATGACTTATGAAATCAGAGTTAGGTCATCTTGACATTCCCGAAGAGATTTGGAAGAAGTTAAAACGATTACTTCCAAAGAATACGAATTATGGTAGTAAAGGAGGTCGTCCTAGATTGGATGACCGGAAAGCAATGGCTGCAATATTTTACCGAGTCCGAACAGGAGTTCAATGGAGATACATTCCTCCGATGTTTGGGAGTAAATCTACATTACATAGAAGGTTTCAAGAATGGGTAGAAGCCGGAGTTTTTGAGAAGATAGAAAAAGAAGCACTTGAACTTTACGAACGTGTCGTTAAGATACGAACCCAAAGAATGGCAGCCGATGGAAGTTTTTCAAGGGCTCCAAAAGGGGGGCTTTCGCAGGTCCAAATCCGACGGATCGCGGCAAAAGAGGCATTAAAAGACATATTCTCATCGATCGGCGTGGAGCACCTGTAGCCTTTGTCATTGGCCCAGCAGGAACTCACGACTCAAAATTGATCTTCCCAACATTAAATAAATTTAAAGTCCGACGGGATAATCAGTATCTTAAGCCGAAAATTCTTTCTTTGGACAAGGCTTACTCAAGCAGAGCTATCCGAGACGAGTTAAATCGAAAAAGCATACAATACCGAATCCCGAACAAGGTAAACTCAAAAAATCCAGAATACTTTCCCCCACTTAAACCTTTTCGATGGACTGTCGAGAGAACTTTTGCATGGTTAAATGCTTTCAGAGCAATCAAGACCTGTTGAGAATCCAAAGAGGAAAATTACGTTGCATTAATGCAGCTTACTTGCGCTATTATATTACTTAGAATGACGAATAGATAGTTTTGGGACAGGCTCTAAATAAAATCGCCTACTTTCTTTGTTCGAATTGGAGTTATTCGTGTTTCAAAATGGGTATGAAAAAATTGGAAACAACCATTTGATCGGAGTCAAATGATGAAGACATAACCGATTCTGTAGGTCAAATTCTAATATGTCTTTTTCTATAGACGGATCCGATTCTGAAATTGTTTTTGCTTACAAATCGAGATTTTCGCAAGTTTTGGAATTCAATTATAAACGATCAAGATAGAAAACTGAAAATGAGTTTACTATGAATACCTGTTCTTAAGATTTATAAATTAAAGTTTTTAGAAAGTAAAAACCAGTTAAGAGTATGATTAAATGTTCATATTCCCGAATCTTGGCCGATATTTCCACAGGCTTTTCAACTGTCTGATGGAGATCTGCAAGCAGATAATTTGCAGATGGGCATATGGGGCAGTTATTTTTTTATAGACCCGAGTACAAAAAATCTTATCGGAAAAAGAAAACTTAACTATAAGGAAGGCAGCTGCACTTGTAGCCTTATACAATGATGAATGATCAATCGCAACCGGATCGTGAAATCGTGAAGAAAAAAATCCAACGGGCATTTTGGGGAGTCAACTTGGGTTCCGGTATTGGTCTGTATGAAGCCGAAGGTCTGGACCGTTATTCGACTCAGGAAGAACTCGCCGCGTATCGGGCAAAGGACGAAAGGTCGAATTGGCAAGCCCTGAATCTAGAGGATTTAAATAGATGCAATTGTAGTCTTTCTTATTTTGATCCTGAGGGAATGCGTTTTCATCTGCCTGCTTATTTGATCGCGGATTTGGAAGGTATTTACAGGTTCGATTTGGTATTTACCCTAATACAATCGGATCATCTTGAAGAGAAGTTTTCATTGTTGAATCCCGATCAACGTGCCGCGATTCGATCTTATCTTGAACTCGTTCAATCGGATCCGGATTACAAGTTTGAGAAAGATGAAATACGACAAGCACTTGACAATTTTTGGTCAAGGTAGATGTAAACTGCTGATCTTGACGGGGGATTGCTGATTGGGCATCGTTGCATCGGTGATAAAAAATCGCATAAGGAAATCCTTACTTATCCTTGCAGTCTACTTTTGCAATTACTCACGCATTGCATACTGCGAAATCGATATGAGTTGAATCAAATAAAGCCGAAAATATCGACGTCTTTGTGGGAGGTATTTTTTATTTATCGAATGAGATTCTTGGATCAATGACACAATTTATGACAGGGTGGCTCTGGTTGCGCTGCGGAAAGAAATACGCAGTCGATATACGGCTCATTTGATTGAGATTGCGAGAATGCGCCGAAAATTCTGGTTATTTATGAATATGATAAAATATTAATATATGGATCCTGTTTTTCGATTAGAAATGACGAAGTAAATAAACGCTAAACAAGTCATTATAGCTTAGGTTTTATTCTAGGTAAAAAAGTATTCAGGAGATTGAAGGGAAAATGCACCGCAAATAAGAATGTTTGGCTGTTGCCAAAGGATTCAACTCTTCTGTAATGGTTTGTTTTGGAATTGATTTTATGGAACAATGATTTCGTAAAAGCGAAAGACGTAAAATGGCTTTTCCCCACATTCTACAGTGGTCGTATTTTGGATAATCGGAGAGAAAAAAAATATGGAAAAATGGAAACATATAGGTTAAAAATAAAAGGACTCGGAAGTGTCGGTAACTTTGTATGAAAAGGATCGATGCTTTTGTTCTGCTTTTTGGTGTTTTTAAATAAAAAAGTTATGTCAAAGCCTAAGCCAACAACCATTGCGGAAGATATAAATGTCGCTCCCAAGGAAGCACAAAAAAAGTTGCGTGAGATTTATTCGATCTTACAAAAAGCCGCGCCGAAAGCTACGGAAGCAATCAAATACGGATCTCCTGTCTTTGAAGAGAGTCGTATTTTATACTTTTGGGGACTTTAAGTCCGGCTTCAAGCTTTTTTACAAAAGAATTTTGTAGGAACACTGAGAACGAAAATTGAGAAGAAAGAATTAGAGGTTCAAAAGAAGCGATCTTAGAATGGATTGTCGAAGTGTTATCTCTTCCATTTTCTTTCCGAGGTAGATTATAAAAATTGAATCTGACTTTATCAGAGGTTTGATCAAAAGTGCCCGATTTTTTGCGGACACTTTGAGCAAACAATCCTTTAAATCAAAAGATCGTGATCGATTCTAAATTTTGATTCGATGGATTATTGAAGTAAACTCAAGATCCATTGGTCCGCAGAATAAGCTCCTGCTCCTGTGATCGCCAGGGTCAAAGCGGCTCCGGTTGCTAAGAGATGGAATTCGTAACCTTCTCCTTTTTGAGCCCCGAACCAGTTGATAAAAAATCCGTGTTCTTTGTGCACTAGGTAGGCTGCACCCAGCATAATTACCGCGATACTCAGCGCGGAAAATCTTGTCAGTAAACCGAAGATCAAAGCTACGGAACCGAAGGATTCTCCGATGATTACCAGAAATGCGATGATGGTCGGTAGACCTGCCGTTCCAGTAAAATACCCCATGGTTCCTTTCAAGCCGTAACCCCCAAACCATCCGAGAAGTTTTTGGGCTCCATGAGGAAATAGAACTAAGCCCAGCACGATTCTCAAAAGAAGCGGACCAAAATCCGAGTTTGTTGCGAAGATTGTCTCAAACATGAATTGTTCTCCAATTTTTTCTACTGATAGAAAAATAGTTTATTAGTTAATAGTTTAAATATAAAGTATTTAATCAATCTCATTTTTTTATCTCAATCCGAAAATTGAAGTCTTCTTTTCCCAAAGCGATCATTTTGTTCCCATTTTACAGGGTCATTCCGGTTGTGGGAACTCCCAGAATCGGGACACAACCGGATTTCGTAAGAGCTTCTACTTTCAAAAACGGCTTGCTAACCTTCCTAAAACGAAGAATTTTTTCGGAACATGTGCGATACATTTTTAGCGACGCCTTCGTTTACCGGAACCGGTTCGATGATTTTTGGGAAAAATTCGGATCGGGAACCGAACGAGGCTCAGGCCTTGCTTAGGGTTCCTGCCCGTTCGGGGGAATCGGAAGTCAAATGCACGTATATCAGCGTTCCCGGCGTAAAACAAACTCAGGAAGTGATATTGTCCAAACCGTTTCAGATGTGGGGTGCGGAAATGGGGGCGAATTCCTCCGGTGTGGTGATCGGAAATGAAGCGGTGTTTACAAAAATTCCTTTTGAAAAAAAGAATCAGGGTTTGACCGGGATGGATTTACTCCGTTTGGCCTTGGAGAGAGGGACCAACGCGGAATCGGCGAGAGAAATTATATTACAATTTTTAGAACAGTTTGGTCAAGATGCTTGCGGTGGTTATGGAAATTCTTCCTTTTACTATCATAACAGTTTTTTGATCGCAGATTCAAAGGATGCATTTGTTTTAGAAACCGCTGGAAAATTTTGGGCTTGGAAAAAGATCGATGGATTTTATTCGATTTCCAACGGCTTGACTTTGGAAGATAACTTTGATGAAATTCATCCGAAGGCGATCGAGTTTGCTCTTAAAAAAGGTTGGGTTCAAAAAGGAGAAATATTTTCGTTTCGAAAATCTTTTTCGGATTCGTTTTTTACCTTTTTTAGCAAGTGCAAACTCCGCAGAGCCAGGACTTTCTTTATGGGAGAGGAAAGAAAAGGAAACTTTTCTCCTCTGGCGGCGATGGAAATTTTGAGACAGGAGGGAGAACCGCATCTAAAAAAATCGTTTTATCCTTCTTCTTCCGATATGGGATCTGTTTGTTTGCATGCAACCGGACCGATTACGCCTAACGGTACGACCGGGTCGTTTGTGGCGGAACTTAAGACCGAGGTTTCTAAAAATCGATTTTGGTTTACTGGAACATCGATTCCCGCTATCTCTCTTTTTATCCCCACGGGATTTCCTGGGACGACTTTTTTAGAGAAAAATTTCGAACAACCCGGCGCGATGCTC comes from the Leptospira sp. WS92.C1 genome and includes:
- a CDS encoding DoxX family protein, with the translated sequence MFETIFATNSDFGPLLLRIVLGLVLFPHGAQKLLGWFGGYGLKGTMGYFTGTAGLPTIIAFLVIIGESFGSVALIFGLLTRFSALSIAVIMLGAAYLVHKEHGFFINWFGAQKGEGYEFHLLATGAALTLAITGAGAYSADQWILSLLQ
- a CDS encoding acyl-CoA--6-aminopenicillanic acid acyltransferase, translated to MCDTFLATPSFTGTGSMIFGKNSDREPNEAQALLRVPARSGESEVKCTYISVPGVKQTQEVILSKPFQMWGAEMGANSSGVVIGNEAVFTKIPFEKKNQGLTGMDLLRLALERGTNAESAREIILQFLEQFGQDACGGYGNSSFYYHNSFLIADSKDAFVLETAGKFWAWKKIDGFYSISNGLTLEDNFDEIHPKAIEFALKKGWVQKGEIFSFRKSFSDSFFTFFSKCKLRRARTFFMGEERKGNFSPLAAMEILRQEGEPHLKKSFYPSSSDMGSVCLHATGPITPNGTTGSFVAELKTEVSKNRFWFTGTSIPAISLFIPTGFPGTTFLEKNFEQPGAMLDTSLWWTHEKFYREIQKFYPFAKSVVEAKISKLENEWFDELKTLEGAKSFSGALDVLSERAARTALQEYRFWNAGLLNELRKKGPKKTFTPFYNLQWSSWNSKVGINVS
- a CDS encoding DUF6714 family protein; protein product: MKKKIQRAFWGVNLGSGIGLYEAEGLDRYSTQEELAAYRAKDERSNWQALNLEDLNRCNCSLSYFDPEGMRFHLPAYLIADLEGIYRFDLVFTLIQSDHLEEKFSLLNPDQRAAIRSYLELVQSDPDYKFEKDEIRQALDNFWSR
- a CDS encoding tetratricopeptide repeat protein; translated protein: MNKIATIALFLSISTGIYAMPEAQKVEEELIKFTPESEIQLANKLSALGSLKQKVRDYHSAIELYNQSLTVREKMGEKESSGYALVLYLKSISEFRQGKSCQALENIKNVISIYQKIGDIDSAFNAEEEAFKKYQEACSIHMENVARAQ
- a CDS encoding TolC family protein translates to MKSLLGKLLILSGFITSPFWDEVHAETILEFSEVWSRIQIQAPSLKAKALEVKTAEISKDRAKKHWLPKIYADVRSYQTNDPALNFMGKLGQRSATQSDFSTASVRTQPSNYLDSNNQPYTGLNSNTANIFAKDTLNNPGSQTYSRGTLGIELPFYEGGAKSSAQLIQEKKLNAVYAEEKYIRFREYSNAAVAYQSILLAEENHKVAKNLHQKIYDFLNQYQIGNRSNLVGFSGSLALKSLQHILEVSKREQEIIQRSAEEYLQFLAVDVPPDFKPKKIPLLRFADEYLPLPGDQESGLTPLAEAYSAYAEEAKEGVNSEKSKFLPKIAAYAETYAYDGNRNFANSYNAGIYLQMNLLNPSDIGALDEAKSKAEGAKKKSEEIKLREESSFRILVSQEKNLSENLKSIYESVRLQEEQLQVTQKLFRNGTIQAPQLAESFSAMVNLLKMKIHSESEYLRIRGELSIYSKRGNFNER
- a CDS encoding efflux RND transporter permease subunit, with the translated sequence MKDKTQKTGFAGKIALAFIHSKLTPIFILSSLFLGIIAVYLTPKEEEPQIPVPMIDIQLSAPGFSRYEVERKVTEPIERAFWGLEGVEYIYSASGDHNTIITVRFQVGQPLEPSLVKIHHKLMEIQKELPPNVLPATVRSLTIDDVPFLALTFSSDQRDDYSLRTLVAPLARELSGTPDLSKVELLGGRKKSVRVIADPFRMNRSGISISEIANSLKLNDTFLPVGQNWGKEKKYDVEVGTTISKLEDVRSLPVAQRGGRVIRVSDVAEILEGAQERSKESILYDKTIDAKARNSVTISFAKRKGTNVVPLSKELLERAEGFGKNLPEDVRMSIIRDYGSSADAKSKELIEHLLIATVSVSILIALWMGLRASVVVSIAIPVTLALTLALFYFLGYTLNRVTLFALIFSIGILVDDAIVVLENIERHLKENPERGILESTISAVSEVGNPTILATFTVIAAILPMAFVRGLMGPYMKPIPVGASLAMILSLLVAFIITPWISIRLLKIEHKRSEKEKISKLDKIYIQIVNWLLASKANSLKFGAGIVGLLLLASSLIAFKAVKVKMLPFDDKDEFQILIDFDPKTPLSKSIDRSKILAEGILKNDNVEKVQIFGGESAPFSFSGMIKHSFLRKSDWQIDLHVVLKSKKQRSIKSHEIIESLRNEIANFGRMENAITKVLEIPPGPPVLATFVAEIYGPNEEERKKAAFEIHKILSEQDGAVDLDSSLRPGRPIIVYPFDSNLGGVLGVRSETIAKDGQLLFSETQILSLSEAIHPEEITVDLSVTDRIRSSQNPFKQMNVTSMESGSIPLESVLKNHYVHESLTLNRKNLRSVEYVTSEFYGEEEAPVYGILKLAEKIQYPTGTSETPRNTDQVFVKWDGEWFITYESFRDLGGAFALVMILIYVLVLGWFKNYFLPLIIMAPIPISLIGIIPGTWFMGAYFNAASMIGFIAGAGIIVRNSIILVDFIESEIRLGKPLKQAVIDAGVVRFRPMLLTASAVVVGSAIMLLDPIFQGLAASLIFGEVAATILSRFAIPTLYYWFLGKNRVQELVSEAA
- a CDS encoding metal-sensitive transcriptional regulator, yielding MTTENNSKLLINRIHRIKGQLDAVEKSLLNNSMDCEKTLLLLKAASQAIKKLGEAFVQEYMDRCLMENKKKPDIESIRSAIKAAFLL